The DNA region CGAGCCCGCGCTCGGCGAACTGCTGCTCGTGCGCCGGGAGTTGCGGAGGTCGTCCGGGTACCGCCGCGATCTGCTCGACGTCGCCCGGCAGGCCCTGTCCAACCGCAGCCGGGTGCTGCTTGTGCGCATCAAGGACGCCTACGACCAGCGGGACACCGCGCGCTTCGAGGAGCTGACCCGGACCTGGCTCGGCCTGATCGACCTCCTCGACCGGCTGGTCGCCACCGACGCCCGGCATCTGCTCGGCCGGGCGCTCGCCGACGCCCGGGGCTGGGGCGCCGACGCCCGCGAGCGCGACCGGCTGGCCTACGACCAGCTGTCGTTGCTGACCGTGTGGGGCACCCGCGCCGGGGCCGACGCGGGCCTGAGGGACTACGCCAACCGGGAGTGGGCGGGCCTGGTCGGCGGGTTGTACCGGCTGCGCTGGAAGACGTACTTCGACGAGCTGCGTGCCGCGCTCAAGGAGGGCCGCGCGCCCAAGGACATCGACTGGTTCGCCCTGGAGGACCGCTGGACCCGGCAGCCGGGCCGGCTCGCGGTCCGTCCCACCGGGGACACGTACGCGATCGCGAAGCAGGTGCGCGCCGCGCTCGCCGGGTCCGACTGACGGCGGGCCGGGGTCGAGTCGCCGCGCCCGCGGACGGACAGAACACGATTCCGCCGCGGGCGCGACACCCTCACCAGGAACTCGTCAGTGCCTCACCGGGGGACGATCAGGGGCACTCCTTCCACTTCACGCGGTAGATGGTGCTGATGTCTCCGTCGGTGGAGTCCATCGTCATGAAGCTGGTCTTGGTGCGGTCCGAGGTGCCGAGGTCGACGCGCAGCTCGGTGTTGATGTTGAAGTTGCGCTGTTTGCCGCAGGGCGCCCAGACCAGCTGGGTGACCTCGGTCTCGTCGGTGGCCTGCCAGTTGTCGGCGATCGGGCCGTTGAAGGAGTGCGCCTTGCTTCCCGTGTCCGGGGAGCCCTGGAAGTAGTACGACGCCTTCTCGGTGCCCTTGGCACCCCTCTCCAGTGACGCGAAGCCTCGGTAGTCGGCGCTCGCGATCGCGTAGGTGAAGCCGTGGGGGACGTGGACGACCAGGCTGAGCTGGCAGTTCTTCCTGAACGCCGTGGGAGCGGAGTTCCCGCCCGCCTGGGCGAGGTAGTCGCTGTAGGTGACGGTGAAGGCCGTGTTGTCCTCGGAGACGGCGACGGCGGCCGTCCCTCTCGGGCAACCGGAACCGTTCACGGTCGCGACGTCGATCACGATCTTGTCCGGCGGCGGGTCGGAGAAACCCGTCGGATCCTGCGCGGGCAGGCCCGCGCCGATCAGGGCGGCCAGTGCGCCCCCGGCGAGCAGTGCAACGGACATGGTTCTCCCATTCTTGCTTCGGCCCACGGCGGCACGCGCGCAGGGCGCGGTCCGCCGCGAGGTGGGGGATGTAGCGGTACTGGGAGGAACTGACCCAGCCCTCGCACGGGGGCCACGAGCGGCCCGCGGGCGATGAGCGGAGGCTGAGGGTGTTGGGATAGTACGGACCAGCGTGAGCAGCGACTAGGGCGATGTCCGGCCATGTACGGGCGAAGCCGCGCGGCGCGTGGGGTGCGTGAGCGCGACACATCCGATGACTCTTGTTTGACGGGTATACGTCACAAGCGAACTCTGGTAGGAAACCTTCCTAACAGAACAGCGGAACGCTGAACTCCCCCACCTGGAGGACCCGTTGCACGCTCACCGCACCCCCCACGGGCGCACCACGCGACGTGCCGTGATCGGCCTGGTCGGCGCCACCCTTCTCGCCGGTTCGCTGGCCCTGACCCAGACCGCGGGCGCCGCCCCGGCCCCGGCGCCCGCGAGCGGCACCCCCTCGCTCTCCGCCGCCGCCGGGCTCGACGACCCGGCGAAGAAGGAGATCGCGATGAAACTGGTCTCCAGCGCGGAGAACTCCTCGCTCGACTGGAAGGCGCAGTACGGCTACATCGAGGACATCGACGACGGCCGCGGCTACACGGCGGGCATCATCGGATTCTGTTCCGGCACCGGCGACATGCTCGACCTGGTCGAGCTGTACACCCAGCGCAAGCCCGGCAACGTCCTCGCGAAGTACCTGCCCGCGCTGCGCGAGGTCGACGGCAGCGACTCGCACGAGGGCCTGGA from Streptomyces flavofungini includes:
- a CDS encoding chitosanase codes for the protein MHAHRTPHGRTTRRAVIGLVGATLLAGSLALTQTAGAAPAPAPASGTPSLSAAAGLDDPAKKEIAMKLVSSAENSSLDWKAQYGYIEDIDDGRGYTAGIIGFCSGTGDMLDLVELYTQRKPGNVLAKYLPALREVDGSDSHEGLDPNFTRDWKKAAQDSAFRKAQNDERDRVYFNPAVKRGKADGIGTLGQFAYYDAIVMHGDGGDSTSFSNIRKRALTKAKPPAQGGDEVKYLHAFLDARVWAMKQEAAHEDTSRVDTAQRVFLNKKNLNLDPPLDWKVYGDSFHIGR
- a CDS encoding DUF4360 domain-containing protein; translation: MSVALLAGGALAALIGAGLPAQDPTGFSDPPPDKIVIDVATVNGSGCPRGTAAVAVSEDNTAFTVTYSDYLAQAGGNSAPTAFRKNCQLSLVVHVPHGFTYAIASADYRGFASLERGAKGTEKASYYFQGSPDTGSKAHSFNGPIADNWQATDETEVTQLVWAPCGKQRNFNINTELRVDLGTSDRTKTSFMTMDSTDGDISTIYRVKWKECP